In one window of Cydia fagiglandana chromosome 10, ilCydFagi1.1, whole genome shotgun sequence DNA:
- the LOC134667948 gene encoding glutamate receptor ionotropic, kainate 2-like, with translation MHCKSQLLVFIISFFAYGKAQKNIGAICDDGGFVLEAAFTVAIESVSSEDDPYEAKVVRTTPGDVLEAHNAMCSVLEGNVFGVFAPTNEKALMHVQSISDFLEVPQILVDQSVAHNRNWSAINLYPNHITYSQAFADIIGNKGWEEFTIIYEGAELLPFFDAIFALQDLEAGNEVLMTVVQLPDGDDFRSHLQTIKKSGSLNYLVNCRRETLETFLQQAQQVGIMSDEHSYVIMNPDFQTIDLDPFKYGGSNITGVRFFDPSVEALQNYIKSINAKVAELSEDQIPEAVTENGLTLSLALMYDAVMLYVAAVKAMALEDGSSVTCESGTGWAFGSTLLNNLKTMEIEGLTGLIKFDDDGLRSYFEIEILELMAHGIETVATWNIEEGYKETRVIIPAAEVEGSESMKGKHFIVLTALSAPYGMLKESPKKLEGNDRYEGFGIELIDELAKMNEFNYTFDIQADGVYGSLDKKTGKWNGMMEKVMDGRADFAITDLTITAARQKAVDFTSPFMNLGITILYKKPTKQPPDLFSFISPFSLEVWGWLAGAYVGVSLLLFLLGRIAPEEWQNPYPCIEEPETLDNQFTMANSFWFTLGSVLTQGSEIAPIAVSTRMAGSMWWFFTLIMVSSYTANLAAFLTVESKFYAIKTVQDLANNPYGITYGAKKGGATLGFFKESDNLLYQKMYQYMDEHPEYQTSTNDEGLARAKSTEENYAFLMESTSIEYMVERNCDVAQVGGLLDSKGYGIAMKKNSPFRQPMSESILQLQEEGKLTRMKDKWWKEKRGGGACADDDAGSAEAQPLVLANVGGVFIVLAAGSGLAVICAIFEMLVDIWLISHRENVSFMEELKAEIKFIISGSSDTKPVRHRELSESGSGGSKKSKVEDEESRKEAENNLNAPTPSERSVSHHSRHTLHSRRQSNAVQMARMRKFSKATY, from the exons ATGCATTGTAAAAGTCAGTTGTTAGTGTTTATAATTAGTTTCTTCGCATATGGAAAAGCTCAGAAAAACATTG gtgCTATATGCGACGATGGTGGGTTTGTGTTGGAAGCAGCCTTTACCGTGGCCATAGAGTCTGTATCGAGTGAAGATGACCCCTACGAGGCTAAAGTAGTACGCACCACACCGGGCGACGTACTTGAGGCCCACAATGCTATGTGCTCAGTTTTAGAG GGAAATGTTTTTGGAGTGTTCGCCCCAACAAATGAAAAAGCGTTGATGCACGTTCAATCCATATCTGATTTCCTTGAAGTACCGCAAATATTGGTGGACCAGTCAGTGGCACATAATCGGAATTGGTCAGCAATTAATTTATATCCAAACCATATAACATATTCGCAA GCTTTCGCCGACATTATTGGCAACAAAGGTTGGGAAGAGTTTACTATCATTTACGAGGGCGCTGAACTACTTCCATTTTTCGATGCCATTTTTGCTTTGCAAGACTTGGAAGCTGGCAATGAAGTCTTAATGACTGTCGTGCAGTTACCAGATGGCGAcgattttag ATCCCATTTACAAACGATAAAAAAGTCTGGATCTCTAAATTACCTCGTCAACTGCAGAAGGGAGACTTTAGAAACATTTCTACAACAGGCACAACAAGTGGGAATTATGTCTGATGAACACAGCTATGTTATAATGAATCCAGACTTCCAGACTATTGATTTGGACCCCTTTAAGTACGGTGGATCTAATATAACAG GAGTTCGATTTTTCGACCCAAGCGTCGAAGCACTTCAAAACTATATAAAGAGCATCAACGCAAAAGTAGCAGAGTTATCCGAAGATCAAATACCAGAAGCCGTAACTGAAAATGGACTAACACTCAGTTTAGCTTTGATGTACGACGCTGTGATGCTATATGTGGCGGCCGTAAAAGCTATGGCGCTCGAAGATGGCTCGAGTGTCACTTGTGAGAGTGGAACGGGATGGGCTTTTGGATCTACTCTGCTTAATAACCTTAAAACT ATGGAAATTGAAGGGTTGACTGGCCTTATCAAGTTCGACGACGATGGACTACGTTCATATTTTGAGATAGAGATACTCGAACTTATGGCACATGGCATAGAAACG gTAGCGACTTGGAACATTGAGGAAGGATATAAGGAGACCAGAGTCATAATACCAGCAGCAGAAGTAGAAGGCTCGGAATCTATGAAAGGAAAACATTTCATTGTTTTAACAGCCTTA AGTGCGCCTTACGGCATGCTGAAAGAGTCCCCCAAAAAGCTAGAAGGTAACGATCGATACGAAGGTTTCGGCATTGAGCTCATCGACGAGTTGGCCAAAATGAACGAGTTCAACTATACCTTTGATATACAGGCTGATGGTGTTTATGGGTCCTTGGATAAGAAGACGGGCAAGTGGAACGGTATGATGGAGAAGGTTATGGACGGG AGAGCGGACTTTGCGATCACTGATTTGACAATAACAGCGGCGCGTCAAAAAGCTGTAGATTTCACGAGTCCTTTCATGAACCTCGGGATTactattttgtacaaaaaaccGACAAAACAGCCACCAGACTTGTTCTCTTTCATTTCTCCATTTTCTTTGGAG GTTTGGGGCTGGCTAGCTGGAGCATACGTCGGAGTCTCCCTATTACTATTTCTACTAGGAAGGATAGCTCCAGAGGAATGGCAGAATCCTTATCCATGTATTGAAGAACCAGAGACTTTGGacaaccagtttacaatggctAATTCGTTTTGGTTTACTCTAGGAAGTGTGCTGACTCAGGGATCTGAGATTGCTCCAAT AGCGGTGTCAACACGAATGGCGGGGAGTATGTGGTGGTTCTTCACTTTAATCATGGTATCTTCATACACCGCAAACTTGGCGGCATTTTTGACGGTGGAGTCTAAATTCTATGCTATAAAAACAGTACAAGACTTGGCAAATAATCCATACGGCATAACGTACGGAGCCAAAAAGGGAGGTGCCACATTGGGATTCTTTAAA GAATCCGATAATTTGCTGTACCAGAAAATGTATCAATACATGGATGAACATCCTGAGTACCAAACGTCTACTAATGATGAAGGACTGGCaag AGCAAAATCGACGGAAGAAAATTATGCATTTCTGATGGAATCGACATCAATTGAATACATGGTAGAAAGAAATTGTGATGTGGCTCAAGTCGGAGGATTACTTGACAGCAAGGGTTATGGAATTGCTATGAAGAAAA ATAGTCCATTTCGGCAACCCATGAGCGAATCAATTTTGCAGCTCCAAGAAGAAGGTAAACTGACGCGAATGAAGGACAAATGGTGGAAGGAGAAACGAGGTGGAGGCGCGTGTGCG GACGACGATGCGGGCAGCGCTGAAGCCCAGCCTCTGGTGCTGGCGAACGTGGGAGGAGTTTTCATTGTGCTCGCTGCTGGCTCCGGCCTGGCCGTCATCTGCGCTATTTTCGAGATGCTTGTTGACATATGGCTGATATCACATAGGGAAAAT GTGTCCTTTATGGAAGAATTAAAAGCTGAAATAAAGTTCATCATCAGCGGTAGCAGCGACACCAAGCCTGTACGCCACAGGGAACTTTCTGAGAGTGGCTCAGGGGGCTCTAAGAAGTCCAAAGTCGAAGACGAAGAGTCCCGCAAGGAGGCCGAGAATAACCTGAATGCACCAACGCCGTCCGAACGTTCTGTGTCGCACCATTCGAGGCATACCTTGCATAGCCGACGGCAGAGCAATGCCGTGCAAATGGCACGAATGAGAAAATTCAGCAAGGCAACGTACTGA